In one Acidobacteriota bacterium genomic region, the following are encoded:
- a CDS encoding delta-60 repeat domain-containing protein → MTNRIPPVLGNARKYGSVVRNYLAAGLIGLLLVSTMMRTVEAADGDLDTTFGSGGIVRSNFFFNAIAIQSDGRMIAAGGISTLTNAGFEFDFALARYNINGSLDPTFGSGGKVTTHFPTVESVRALAIQGDGKIIASGVLGNLARYTSDGSLDATFGAGGKVKAEIDVFSVALQSNGQIVVAGDVLMNPSDTDFALARYNADGSPDLTFGPGGKVVTAFSSSYDFALDVLIQNDGKIVAVGYSNNAGSFAVT, encoded by the coding sequence ATGACTAACAGGATTCCACCGGTTTTAGGCAATGCCCGTAAGTATGGCTCAGTAGTCCGCAATTACTTGGCAGCCGGTCTAATAGGTTTGCTTTTGGTATCGACAATGATGCGGACGGTTGAGGCGGCGGACGGCGACCTCGATACAACTTTTGGTTCGGGCGGGATAGTAAGGTCGAACTTCTTTTTTAACGCGATAGCAATCCAAAGCGATGGCCGGATGATCGCTGCCGGAGGTATCTCCACTCTTACGAATGCCGGTTTTGAATTTGATTTTGCATTGGCTCGTTACAACATCAATGGGAGTCTTGATCCGACCTTCGGCTCGGGCGGCAAAGTTACGACTCATTTCCCCACTGTGGAGTCTGTGAGAGCACTCGCCATCCAGGGTGATGGCAAGATCATTGCCTCAGGGGTTCTCGGCAATCTAGCAAGATACACTAGCGACGGAAGCCTCGACGCAACCTTTGGCGCAGGCGGTAAGGTTAAGGCCGAAATCGACGTTTTCTCAGTGGCCCTCCAAAGCAACGGCCAAATCGTTGTTGCAGGCGACGTTCTCATGAATCCCAGTGATACTGACTTCGCGCTAGCCCGATACAATGCTGATGGAAGCCCGGACCTCACGTTTGGGCCAGGTGGCAAGGTAGTCACTGCGTTTTCCAGCAGCTATGATTTCGCGCTTGATGTCTTGATTCAAAATGACGGCAAAATCGTCGCTGTTGGATACTCCAACAATGCAGGTTCCTTTGCGGTTACGTGA
- a CDS encoding DUF4145 domain-containing protein: protein MIGQHQDASGAQTGGVYICPNCRGPAFFAPTGSVLPSPAFGTPVQHLPETVEAVYEEARRCVGVTCYTGAVLLCRKLLMNIAVAQGAQEGLRFIEYVDFLAANGYIPPNGRHWVDHIRRKGNEATHEIVLMEETDAKEILVFTEMLLKFVYEFPAIVPLPSASPQTAL, encoded by the coding sequence ATGATTGGTCAGCACCAGGACGCGAGTGGCGCACAGACCGGAGGAGTCTACATCTGTCCGAACTGCCGCGGACCGGCGTTCTTTGCTCCGACAGGCTCGGTTCTTCCTTCACCGGCCTTTGGCACACCAGTACAACATCTACCTGAAACTGTTGAAGCCGTCTACGAAGAAGCGAGACGTTGTGTTGGAGTAACCTGCTACACTGGAGCCGTATTGCTCTGTAGAAAACTGCTGATGAACATTGCAGTTGCACAAGGGGCGCAAGAAGGTTTGAGGTTCATCGAGTATGTGGACTTTCTCGCCGCGAATGGGTATATCCCGCCGAATGGCCGACACTGGGTCGATCACATCCGCAGAAAGGGAAACGAGGCAACTCACGAGATAGTCCTAATGGAGGAGACGGATGCAAAGGAGATATTAGTATTTACAGAGATGTTGCTCAAATTCGTCTATGAGTTCCCGGCGATCGTGCCGTTGCCCAGCGCCAGCCCGCAAACAGCGTTATAA
- a CDS encoding thiol-disulfide isomerase: MKKAITLLFAGTALTAFCFLLSPTIDASDSKKAVTFTKDVAPILYKNCADCHRPNDMAPMSLLTYKDARAWARSIKEKVVTRQMPPWHADPHYGQFSNDRTLTQQDIDTIVAWVDQGAKEGSAKDLPAQPTFPTDWKIGKPDVVLSMQEDYTIEASGSDEYINFTMPTSFKEDVWIQAAEIHPGNRKVVHHVIAFIQTPQMLAQWKSTGGRPSAQSIFYQDGTLVRAKLDAPAYDDGCSAPNGGLARGSGQEGLGFPLCFYTPGKDMDVFPPGTAKSIPAGSNIVLQVHYSKTTGKVEKDRSSVGLFFAKGPPEKVLTSFGVINHYFKIPAGADNHEVKACYTFSRDVELFTFLPHMHLRGKDMKYEAIYPDGRRETVLFVPNYDFNWQTLYKLEKPLLLPKGTKMLVTAHYDNSEKNKYNPDPTKTVRFGDPTYDEMMVGYFDYVSAARARKVAKIDLKTYDTYAGEYAIGPQLFTIIREGDKLMFSVPGQGKVEAFPESETKFFFTVIDAQVTFVKNERGDVTELIFEINGMKLRAKRVNKTASSGAGK, encoded by the coding sequence ATGAAGAAAGCGATTACACTCTTGTTTGCCGGAACAGCCTTAACAGCGTTTTGTTTTCTTCTTTCACCGACGATCGACGCGAGCGATTCGAAGAAGGCCGTAACCTTTACGAAAGACGTCGCGCCGATCTTGTACAAGAACTGCGCTGACTGCCATCGGCCGAACGATATGGCGCCGATGTCGCTGCTGACCTACAAGGACGCGAGGGCGTGGGCCCGCTCGATCAAAGAGAAAGTGGTCACTCGCCAGATGCCGCCCTGGCACGCGGATCCGCACTACGGTCAGTTCTCGAACGACCGCACGCTAACGCAGCAGGACATCGATACGATCGTCGCCTGGGTCGATCAAGGAGCGAAAGAAGGCAGCGCAAAAGACCTTCCGGCCCAGCCTACCTTCCCCACAGATTGGAAGATCGGGAAACCCGATGTAGTTCTCTCGATGCAAGAGGATTACACCATCGAAGCCAGCGGTTCCGACGAGTACATCAACTTCACTATGCCGACCAGCTTCAAAGAGGATGTGTGGATTCAGGCCGCTGAGATTCATCCCGGCAACAGGAAGGTCGTACATCACGTCATCGCGTTCATACAGACTCCGCAGATGCTGGCTCAATGGAAGAGCACTGGGGGCCGTCCAAGCGCCCAGTCCATTTTCTATCAGGATGGTACGTTGGTTCGCGCGAAGCTGGACGCGCCGGCCTACGATGACGGCTGCAGCGCGCCCAACGGCGGGCTCGCTCGCGGCAGCGGCCAGGAAGGTCTTGGGTTCCCCTTGTGCTTCTACACCCCCGGCAAAGATATGGATGTGTTTCCTCCGGGCACGGCCAAGTCGATTCCCGCTGGCTCGAATATAGTCCTTCAGGTTCATTACTCGAAGACGACCGGCAAGGTTGAGAAAGACCGCAGCAGCGTGGGGCTGTTCTTCGCCAAGGGTCCGCCCGAGAAAGTGCTCACGTCGTTCGGCGTTATCAATCACTACTTCAAGATTCCCGCGGGCGCCGACAACCACGAGGTCAAGGCTTGTTACACCTTCAGCCGCGATGTCGAGCTGTTCACCTTCCTTCCGCACATGCACCTGCGTGGGAAGGACATGAAATACGAAGCGATCTATCCAGACGGCAGGCGCGAGACGGTGCTCTTCGTTCCCAATTACGACTTCAACTGGCAGACGTTGTACAAGCTCGAGAAACCGCTCCTACTTCCAAAAGGGACGAAGATGCTGGTCACCGCTCACTACGACAACTCGGAGAAGAACAAATACAACCCTGATCCTACGAAGACGGTGCGATTTGGAGACCCGACCTATGACGAAATGATGGTCGGGTACTTCGACTACGTCTCGGCGGCGCGAGCCCGCAAGGTCGCGAAGATCGACCTCAAGACGTACGACACATACGCGGGCGAATACGCGATCGGCCCGCAGCTTTTCACGATCATCAGGGAAGGCGACAAGCTGATGTTCTCGGTGCCAGGACAGGGTAAGGTGGAAGCGTTCCCTGAATCCGAGACCAAGTTCTTTTTCACGGTCATCGACGCGCAAGTTACCTTCGTGAAGAATGAGCGGGGCGACGTAACCGAGCTTATCTTTGAGATCAATGGCATGAAGCTGCGCGCGAAGAGAGTGAACAAGACAGCTTCGAGCGGCGCAGGTAAATAG
- a CDS encoding Rid family detoxifying hydrolase, protein MTRRKFIKTSGATALAAAGTAGSALATTNSTQAKAGKKKVSTDRAPKPVGPYSQAIVAGNTIYVAGQGPFDPKTGKMAATFDEQAIQVLENIKAIVEGAGATLADVVKVNVYLADLANFGKMNEAYKRYFTEAYPARATVGSQLLLGMGIEVECIAVKA, encoded by the coding sequence ATGACGCGAAGAAAATTCATCAAGACCAGTGGCGCGACGGCGCTTGCCGCGGCTGGGACCGCAGGCAGCGCGCTTGCCACAACGAACTCGACTCAGGCCAAAGCCGGGAAGAAGAAAGTATCCACTGATCGCGCTCCGAAGCCGGTAGGCCCGTATAGTCAGGCGATCGTCGCCGGCAACACGATCTACGTCGCCGGGCAGGGACCGTTCGATCCGAAGACCGGAAAGATGGCCGCGACTTTTGATGAGCAGGCGATCCAGGTCCTTGAGAACATCAAAGCCATAGTCGAAGGGGCTGGCGCCACGCTCGCCGACGTGGTCAAGGTGAACGTCTATCTCGCAGACCTTGCGAACTTCGGCAAGATGAACGAGGCGTACAAACGCTATTTCACCGAAGCCTATCCCGCGCGGGCGACTGTCGGCAGTCAGTTGCTCCTAGGGATGGGGATTGAAGTCGAGTGCATCGCAGTGAAGGCGTGA
- a CDS encoding nuclear transport factor 2 family protein has translation MKRVLSPVIVVLMLALGLQAQTAQDEAPLTRLLKEFLDGASRNDAAIHDRFWAQDLIYTGSSGRRIGKADIMRDQRSASAPKPRDPATTYAAEDIRIQQYGNTAIVAFRLVGTTMKEGKSETSNYLNTGTFLKRNGKWQVVSWQATRMPRSEEDAKKEVAASEAAFHKAIRAADIKTLESLMDESFIWTHAAGEQMTRQQLLDQLGSGRLKYSKLETNNVTVSVYGDTAVVRGTSPRQRSSIPGSEGTGDASPFTAFYTLTLINKGSGWKAVAMQTSRT, from the coding sequence ATGAAGCGAGTTCTGTCACCCGTGATCGTAGTGCTGATGCTGGCGCTTGGCCTGCAGGCGCAGACGGCGCAGGATGAGGCCCCACTGACCAGGCTGCTGAAGGAGTTTCTTGACGGCGCCTCGCGCAACGACGCCGCGATTCACGACCGGTTCTGGGCCCAGGACCTGATCTATACCGGCTCGTCCGGGCGGCGGATCGGCAAGGCGGACATCATGCGGGATCAGCGCTCGGCGTCGGCCCCCAAGCCCAGAGATCCGGCGACTACTTACGCTGCCGAAGACATTCGAATTCAGCAGTACGGCAATACCGCGATAGTCGCGTTCCGGCTGGTTGGCACGACCATGAAGGAAGGGAAGAGCGAGACCTCGAACTACTTGAACACCGGCACCTTTCTCAAGCGCAACGGCAAGTGGCAGGTCGTGAGCTGGCAGGCGACCCGGATGCCGCGCTCAGAAGAAGACGCCAAGAAAGAAGTCGCTGCAAGCGAGGCCGCTTTTCATAAGGCCATACGCGCTGCGGATATCAAAACACTGGAATCGTTGATGGATGAAAGCTTCATCTGGACGCATGCCGCCGGAGAGCAAATGACCCGGCAGCAATTGCTCGATCAACTCGGATCAGGTCGCTTGAAGTATTCGAAGCTGGAGACCAACAACGTGACCGTCTCGGTGTATGGTGACACGGCGGTTGTGCGCGGAACATCGCCGCGTCAACGCTCGTCGATCCCCGGCTCCGAGGGCACTGGAGATGCCAGCCCGTTCACCGCTTTTTACACGCTGACGCTTATCAACAAAGGCAGTGGTTGGAAGGCTGTGGCGATGCAGACGAGCCGGACGTAA
- a CDS encoding cytochrome c — translation MKRTLGASITALFLGAFCAVAVASGPDVKKSNVTFAKDIAPIFNNNCVGCHRPGEIAPMSLLSYKDARPWAKSIKEKVATGVMPPWHADPHYGTFENDRRLSQKDIDTIVTWVDQGAKEGNPRDLPPSPQFAGGWNIGKPDVVFYLPQEFTVPASGVVEYKYFKVPTNFKQDMYIQAAEIRPGERGVVHHIIVFAQSAKDPQRLIVGYAPGEQPAVIGKGLARKIPAGSDLIFQVHYTPNGTETKDKSYVGFVFSKEPPKAEIMTRPIMNARFAIPPGDPNYRVESSYTFTQDSHVYSLMPHMHYRGKDFEFRATFPDGTTRVLLSVPKYDFAWQTYYVLKETLAAPKGTRIDCLAHFDNSEKNKYNPDPKKEVRWGDQTWEEMMIGWMSYTVDAPQSKVDVSQNKQ, via the coding sequence ATGAAAAGAACTCTGGGAGCCTCGATCACCGCTCTTTTCCTGGGAGCTTTCTGTGCTGTTGCTGTAGCCAGCGGTCCCGATGTGAAGAAGAGCAACGTTACGTTCGCTAAGGACATCGCGCCGATCTTCAATAACAACTGCGTAGGGTGCCATCGACCCGGCGAGATCGCGCCGATGTCGCTGTTGAGCTACAAGGACGCGCGGCCGTGGGCGAAGTCGATCAAAGAAAAGGTCGCGACCGGTGTGATGCCGCCCTGGCACGCCGACCCGCACTACGGTACTTTCGAGAACGACCGCCGGCTCTCGCAGAAGGACATCGACACAATCGTAACCTGGGTCGATCAAGGCGCGAAGGAAGGCAATCCCAGGGACCTGCCACCGTCGCCGCAGTTCGCAGGCGGGTGGAACATTGGCAAGCCGGACGTCGTCTTCTATCTGCCTCAGGAATTCACCGTGCCTGCAAGCGGCGTCGTCGAGTACAAATACTTCAAGGTCCCAACCAACTTCAAACAGGATATGTACATTCAAGCAGCCGAGATTCGTCCGGGCGAACGCGGCGTCGTGCATCATATAATCGTCTTCGCCCAAAGCGCGAAAGACCCGCAGCGCTTGATAGTCGGCTACGCGCCGGGCGAGCAGCCCGCGGTAATCGGCAAAGGACTCGCGCGCAAGATACCCGCCGGCTCGGATCTGATCTTCCAGGTTCACTACACGCCGAACGGGACGGAAACGAAGGACAAGTCTTACGTTGGATTCGTTTTCTCGAAGGAGCCGCCAAAGGCCGAGATCATGACGCGGCCGATTATGAACGCAAGGTTCGCGATTCCGCCGGGCGATCCGAACTATCGCGTCGAGTCGTCCTACACATTCACTCAGGACTCGCACGTCTACTCTCTGATGCCGCATATGCATTATCGCGGTAAGGACTTTGAGTTTCGCGCGACGTTCCCGGACGGCACGACGAGAGTTCTGCTGTCGGTGCCGAAGTATGACTTTGCGTGGCAGACCTACTATGTGCTGAAAGAGACATTGGCCGCGCCGAAGGGCACGCGCATCGACTGCCTTGCTCACTTCGACAACTCGGAGAAGAACAAGTATAACCCCGATCCGAAGAAGGAAGTGCGCTGGGGCGATCAGACTTGGGAAGAGATGATGATCGGCTGGATGAGCTACACCGTCGACGCTCCGCAAAGCAAGGTCGACGTCAGCCAGAACAAACAGTAG
- a CDS encoding DUF4145 domain-containing protein encodes MKRFLVSHLWWITLLLALSMLIAHTLSFQPIKIDNTSIILLLVILLSPFISAITKIKIGDFEAEIDPKEVKRIREEVSAQITESESDAPRQVLEAENTTKSIKALADTDPILALAKLRIELEKALNKLYRITHKDNRDRRSKTAGQLVHILSNTEILPPEIARSTREVISICNRAIHGEDIQREDAESVVASGSSLLYQLSFYMTEYLLKPFESTTIDKATLDQFWNSRYKVIAIVPLVDSPVKNTYIFDQEELDEYLEGYDEYAEFIVEMKKLDSAEEV; translated from the coding sequence ATGAAAAGATTCCTGGTATCTCATCTATGGTGGATTACATTGTTGCTCGCGCTTTCTATGTTAATAGCACACACCCTGTCATTTCAGCCGATCAAGATAGATAACACTTCCATAATTCTCCTACTCGTCATCCTTCTTAGCCCTTTCATTTCGGCTATCACAAAGATCAAGATAGGTGATTTCGAGGCGGAGATTGATCCGAAGGAAGTAAAGAGAATAAGGGAGGAAGTTTCTGCACAGATCACTGAGTCTGAGAGCGACGCTCCTAGGCAGGTCCTAGAAGCCGAAAATACCACCAAAAGCATTAAGGCATTGGCTGATACTGATCCAATTCTTGCCCTGGCGAAGCTTAGGATCGAGTTGGAGAAAGCCCTCAACAAGCTCTACCGGATAACGCATAAAGATAATCGGGATCGCCGCTCTAAGACCGCAGGCCAGCTCGTGCATATACTCTCTAACACAGAGATATTGCCACCAGAGATTGCGCGTTCAACGCGCGAAGTTATTTCAATCTGCAACAGAGCTATTCACGGAGAAGATATACAGAGGGAAGATGCAGAATCTGTTGTCGCGAGTGGTTCCTCCTTACTCTATCAACTCTCCTTTTACATGACTGAGTACTTATTGAAGCCCTTCGAGTCAACCACGATTGATAAAGCTACTTTAGATCAATTCTGGAATTCGCGCTATAAAGTGATCGCGATTGTACCCTTGGTGGACAGTCCTGTTAAGAACACTTACATTTTTGATCAAGAGGAACTCGATGAATATCTTGAGGGCTATGATGAATATGCAGAATTTATTGTAGAAATGAAGAAGCTAGACTCAGCCGAAGAGGTCTGA
- a CDS encoding DUF4145 domain-containing protein gives MLRCPHCTVAFHDIWAEPHLQQDGKRNWNVRHTLCPSCRELTIELVVYTLQAGHNVRTLQIRIYPKASTRSPVAPEVPEPLSSDYTEACLVMPDSEKASAALSRRCLQMILRDKAGIKHGNLSDEIQQVIDSRQLPSQLSDAVDAVRVVGNFAAHPIKSTNTGAVIEVEPQEAEWLLDTLEALFDFYFVQPAILQKKRDALNQKLTDASKPPLK, from the coding sequence ATGCTAAGATGCCCCCACTGTACGGTCGCATTTCACGACATCTGGGCTGAACCCCACCTTCAACAGGACGGTAAACGTAACTGGAATGTACGCCATACGCTCTGCCCTTCCTGCCGCGAATTGACTATAGAACTTGTTGTATACACTCTACAAGCTGGTCATAATGTACGGACTTTACAAATTAGGATTTATCCCAAGGCCTCAACTCGTTCACCCGTCGCGCCAGAGGTGCCCGAGCCTCTCTCGTCGGACTACACAGAAGCCTGTCTGGTTATGCCTGATAGTGAGAAGGCAAGTGCAGCATTGAGCCGCCGTTGTCTTCAGATGATTCTTCGAGACAAGGCTGGTATAAAGCACGGAAATCTAAGCGATGAGATTCAGCAGGTCATAGACTCGAGACAACTACCCTCGCAGTTGTCGGACGCGGTTGATGCAGTAAGGGTAGTAGGAAACTTTGCGGCTCATCCGATTAAGAGCACTAATACCGGCGCGGTGATTGAGGTTGAACCACAAGAAGCAGAGTGGCTGCTCGATACCCTCGAAGCGCTATTTGATTTTTATTTTGTGCAGCCAGCAATACTTCAGAAGAAGCGCGATGCGCTTAATCAGAAACTTACGGATGCGAGCAAGCCCCCTTTAAAATAG
- a CDS encoding radical SAM protein gives MKVLLVYPEFPETYWSFKHALSFEGKQSAFPPLGLLTVSAMLPESWERRLVDMNVRSLKQKDVEWADVVFASAMIVQQDSLKSVVKLSKSLGKRVVVGGPFVTTTLQPLEGADHVVLGEAEETLPDIIRDLERGEARAVYEAPERPAMALTPIPDFKLADMRRYSAMSVQYSRGCPFNCEFCDIIEIYGRVPRTKSNEQMLLELDALRDTGWRGTVFIVDDNFIGNKKNVKKLLPDLAEWQERHGRPFTFITEASVNLAEDDQLLGGMRRAGFNRAFLGIETPVQESLKEAQKGQNMRHDLLESVKKIQSYGIEVMAGFIVGFDNDPDDIFDRMITFIKESAIPLAMVGLLTALPNTQLWRRLNGEGRLLGESGGNNTHSDLNFITRMDSTRLVEGYKSILRTIYDTREYYDRALECLKRVSQPGPKSQRGNSFMRDVSALTRITLKLGVRDRDRMEFWRFMTQTLAHHRGAFADSMRLAAMGYHFRKLTETYCE, from the coding sequence ATGAAGGTGTTGCTCGTCTATCCGGAATTTCCGGAGACCTATTGGAGCTTCAAGCACGCGCTGTCATTCGAGGGCAAGCAGTCTGCTTTTCCACCCCTGGGACTGCTGACAGTTTCGGCGATGCTGCCCGAATCCTGGGAGCGAAGGCTGGTGGACATGAACGTGCGCTCGTTGAAGCAAAAGGACGTTGAATGGGCCGATGTTGTTTTTGCCAGCGCGATGATTGTTCAACAGGACTCGCTCAAGAGTGTGGTCAAGCTGAGCAAGTCGCTAGGCAAGCGAGTCGTCGTCGGAGGCCCGTTCGTCACCACCACCTTGCAACCGTTAGAGGGAGCCGATCACGTCGTGCTGGGCGAAGCCGAAGAGACTTTACCCGACATCATCCGTGACCTCGAGCGCGGCGAGGCTCGAGCTGTGTACGAAGCGCCCGAGCGTCCGGCGATGGCGCTAACGCCGATTCCTGACTTCAAGCTTGCCGATATGAGGCGCTACAGCGCGATGTCTGTTCAATATTCGCGCGGCTGTCCCTTCAATTGCGAGTTCTGCGATATCATCGAAATTTATGGCCGGGTTCCGCGAACGAAAAGCAACGAGCAGATGCTGCTAGAGCTGGACGCGCTACGCGACACCGGATGGCGCGGGACGGTATTTATCGTCGATGACAACTTCATCGGGAACAAGAAGAACGTCAAAAAACTGCTGCCCGACCTGGCTGAGTGGCAGGAGCGGCATGGCCGTCCGTTCACCTTCATCACCGAAGCCAGCGTCAACCTCGCCGAGGACGATCAACTGCTCGGCGGGATGCGGCGAGCCGGATTCAACCGCGCGTTCCTGGGAATCGAGACGCCGGTCCAGGAAAGCTTGAAAGAAGCCCAGAAGGGTCAGAACATGCGGCACGACCTTCTCGAATCGGTCAAGAAGATTCAGAGCTACGGCATTGAGGTGATGGCCGGTTTTATTGTCGGTTTCGACAACGATCCCGACGACATCTTCGATCGCATGATCACCTTCATAAAGGAGAGTGCGATTCCGCTGGCGATGGTCGGGCTGTTGACTGCGTTGCCTAACACGCAGCTCTGGCGAAGGCTGAACGGGGAAGGACGGCTGCTCGGCGAGAGCGGTGGAAACAATACGCATTCGGACCTGAACTTCATCACGCGAATGGATTCAACCCGGCTGGTGGAGGGCTACAAGTCGATCTTGCGAACGATCTACGACACTCGCGAATACTACGATCGCGCGCTTGAATGTTTGAAGCGAGTCTCGCAGCCCGGACCGAAATCACAGCGAGGGAACTCATTTATGCGAGATGTGTCCGCGCTGACGCGAATCACGCTCAAGCTGGGCGTGCGAGATCGCGACCGGATGGAGTTCTGGCGGTTCATGACCCAGACACTCGCGCATCATCGCGGAGCGTTTGCTGATTCGATGAGGCTGGCAGCTATGGGCTACCACTTCCGCAAGCTGACTGAGACTTATTGCGAATAG
- a CDS encoding SDR family oxidoreductase gives MSLNGKHALITGGSRGIGRGIALKLAESGVKVAVHYYQNEAAARDTLAEVRTRGSDGVVVQADVMHPEEITSMVRKVKEAFGKIDIFVSNARPEIPAFFQGPLDITLEQWDAAFDSQAKAFLVAVREAIPLMGDGGRIFAITYAEGSRTGGLQPWVGMGSAKAALESLVRYFAVALAKRGITVNAISPGWTEDSVLNTLPEEAQELLRNWHQRGWTPMGRLGTPEDIGNVVSLFCSAQASWITGQVIYADGGASLMNPEVPTEIQLG, from the coding sequence ATGTCGCTAAACGGAAAGCACGCGCTGATCACCGGCGGCTCCCGTGGCATTGGCAGGGGAATCGCCCTGAAACTGGCGGAGAGCGGCGTCAAAGTAGCCGTCCACTATTACCAAAACGAGGCTGCCGCAAGAGACACGCTCGCCGAAGTCCGCACGCGCGGATCGGATGGTGTGGTGGTGCAGGCTGATGTTATGCATCCGGAAGAGATCACCAGTATGGTCCGGAAGGTGAAAGAGGCCTTTGGGAAGATTGACATCTTCGTGAGCAACGCACGCCCCGAGATACCGGCGTTCTTCCAAGGCCCGTTGGACATCACGCTGGAACAGTGGGACGCAGCGTTTGATTCACAGGCGAAGGCGTTCCTCGTTGCGGTTCGAGAGGCGATTCCACTGATGGGCGACGGCGGAAGAATCTTCGCAATCACCTACGCCGAAGGGAGCCGCACTGGCGGGTTGCAACCCTGGGTTGGCATGGGCTCAGCGAAGGCAGCGCTCGAGTCACTCGTTCGTTATTTCGCGGTAGCCCTCGCCAAACGCGGCATCACGGTGAATGCGATCAGCCCCGGATGGACCGAGGACAGCGTATTGAACACGCTGCCCGAGGAAGCGCAAGAACTTCTTCGCAATTGGCACCAACGCGGGTGGACTCCGATGGGGCGCCTCGGAACGCCGGAAGATATCGGCAACGTTGTGTCGCTGTTTTGTTCGGCTCAAGCTAGCTGGATAACGGGACAGGTGATATATGCGGACGGCGGCGCGTCGTTGATGAATCCGGAGGTCCCTACTGAAATACAATTGGGATAG
- a CDS encoding delta-60 repeat domain-containing protein, which translates to MTTDFFNGDDLGTDVALQADGKIIVVGQIKTSSRFDEVYHFGLARYTSAGSLDATFGSGGKVITIVSNDGDRATGVAIQSDGRIVVAGQASNSDFPGVLARYNNVVFDTCIRDDSNGSILTLNSITGDYLFTTCSGLTIGGTGTLIKKGGIITLQHYGPDRRVIVKIDMSANKGNASIQIFSQGMTFTIMDRNTANSFCVCTS; encoded by the coding sequence GTGACAACCGATTTTTTCAATGGCGACGATCTTGGGACTGACGTTGCCCTCCAGGCCGACGGCAAGATCATCGTTGTAGGACAGATTAAAACCTCTAGCAGATTTGATGAGGTATATCATTTCGGACTGGCCCGATACACCAGCGCGGGTAGCCTTGACGCGACCTTTGGCTCCGGCGGTAAAGTCATCACCATTGTCTCTAACGATGGCGACCGAGCGACTGGCGTAGCGATCCAGAGTGACGGCAGAATTGTTGTTGCAGGCCAGGCCAGCAACTCAGATTTCCCGGGCGTGCTAGCTCGATACAACAACGTAGTTTTCGACACCTGCATCCGGGATGACAGCAATGGGAGTATCCTGACGCTAAACTCAATTACAGGGGACTACCTGTTCACAACTTGCAGTGGTCTTACTATTGGAGGGACAGGAACACTAATCAAGAAGGGCGGTATCATTACTCTGCAGCACTACGGCCCTGACCGCAGGGTAATCGTCAAGATCGATATGAGCGCAAACAAAGGCAATGCGTCAATTCAGATCTTTTCGCAAGGGATGACTTTCACCATTATGGACCGAAACACTGCCAACAGTTTCTGTGTATGTACGTCGTAA